One genomic segment of Virgibacillus doumboii includes these proteins:
- a CDS encoding motility associated factor glycosyltransferase family protein yields MLIDNTLFLRKRYPEVRKYYLEHADELEVNALEVLDSKSGQKTMRYSLDDNGFMVHSLYDPKREADRIIASHKNEINSDTHVFFYGVGLGYHIEKFKELFPDNSYSIYEPVPEIFYSMTEYKMLDSIVTKNTKNLYLDIYGTESNTYLNEFNTYNKNMHLIILPSYENIAQGKVADFREKIKKVIRNRRTGLHTNAKFQKRWVTNSLQNFKEVLDTPNMMKNINQTQFEGKPAIIVSAGPSLAEDMDYIKYIKDNNLAHIFSVGSAINSLIAHDVLPDVVCTYDPSELNYEVFKQMNDNQIDYVPMLFGSSVGYETLRKYNGPKVHFITSQDQTSIYLLKEQLDLESDLILDSPSIAVMTLQILNKLRANPVIFAGQNLGYKNDQIYSEGIKYERHTHEFIQERLKNTITTKDVYGNEIKTRVSFINMKENIEKFVNLYKDTSFVNTTKGGAAINGVPFKPIENVINKLLTEPIQKEKWWHEHNEYSQNKINGQLGKLDKSITDFYDLLSYFEKLLSSISSCSKLRNKHKLEDFLARFDVYYSQLNENIYYRHFLSWYIRVHVQFLANEINRLNQERDPFKKGDEIVYLFSNFIGQCRNGGQELEKVIVNTMEKSKVLKD; encoded by the coding sequence ATGTTAATTGACAACACGTTATTTTTAAGAAAAAGATATCCGGAAGTACGCAAGTATTATTTAGAACACGCAGATGAACTTGAAGTTAATGCCTTGGAGGTTTTGGATTCCAAATCCGGCCAAAAAACGATGCGTTATAGTCTAGATGACAATGGTTTTATGGTTCATAGTCTGTATGATCCAAAAAGGGAAGCCGACCGAATTATCGCATCACATAAGAACGAAATTAATAGTGATACACATGTCTTTTTCTACGGGGTTGGTTTGGGTTATCATATCGAGAAATTTAAGGAGCTTTTCCCTGATAATAGTTATTCTATCTATGAACCTGTTCCTGAGATATTTTATTCAATGACGGAGTATAAAATGCTTGATTCAATTGTTACCAAGAATACGAAAAATCTTTATTTAGATATCTATGGAACAGAATCAAACACTTATTTAAACGAGTTTAATACGTATAATAAAAATATGCATCTGATTATTTTACCTAGTTATGAAAATATCGCCCAAGGAAAAGTGGCTGACTTCCGTGAGAAAATAAAGAAAGTGATTCGAAATCGTCGAACAGGCCTACATACAAATGCAAAATTCCAAAAACGTTGGGTCACAAATAGTTTGCAAAATTTCAAGGAAGTATTGGACACACCTAACATGATGAAAAATATCAATCAAACTCAATTTGAAGGCAAACCAGCTATAATTGTATCTGCAGGGCCCTCCTTAGCTGAAGATATGGATTACATTAAGTATATAAAAGATAATAATTTGGCACATATTTTCTCAGTAGGTTCAGCAATTAATAGTTTGATTGCGCATGATGTTTTGCCAGATGTAGTTTGCACTTATGACCCTTCGGAATTAAATTATGAAGTGTTTAAACAAATGAATGATAACCAGATTGATTATGTACCTATGTTGTTCGGTTCAAGCGTTGGATATGAAACATTAAGAAAGTACAACGGTCCTAAAGTTCATTTTATTACTTCACAGGACCAAACCTCTATTTATTTATTAAAAGAACAACTAGATCTTGAAAGTGATTTAATCCTTGATTCACCTTCGATTGCAGTTATGACTTTACAAATCTTAAATAAACTTCGTGCTAATCCTGTTATATTTGCGGGACAGAATCTTGGGTATAAAAATGACCAAATATACTCAGAAGGAATTAAGTATGAACGTCATACACATGAATTTATCCAGGAAAGGCTTAAAAATACAATTACAACAAAAGATGTCTATGGGAATGAAATTAAAACTCGTGTTAGCTTTATTAATATGAAGGAAAATATTGAGAAATTTGTTAATCTGTATAAAGATACCTCTTTTGTAAATACCACAAAAGGTGGTGCAGCTATCAATGGTGTGCCTTTCAAGCCTATCGAAAATGTTATCAACAAATTGCTAACTGAACCAATACAAAAAGAAAAATGGTGGCATGAACATAATGAATATAGTCAAAATAAAATAAATGGACAATTAGGAAAACTAGACAAGAGTATAACTGATTTTTATGACTTACTTTCCTATTTTGAGAAATTATTAAGTTCTATATCTTCATGTTCAAAATTAAGAAATAAACATAAACTAGAAGATTTTCTGGCAAGGTTCGATGTATACTACTCTCAATTAAATGAAAATATTTATTACAGACATTTCTTATCTTGGTATATTCGTGTACATGTGCAGTTCTTAGCCAATGAGATTAACAGATTAAATCAAGAAAGAGATCCTTTTAAAAAAGGTGATGAAATTGTTTATCTGTTTTCAAATTTTATTGGTCAATGCAGAAATGGTGGACAAGAATTAGAAAAAGTAATAGTTAACACCATGGAGAAGTCGAAAGTTTTAAAAGATTGA
- a CDS encoding NAD-dependent 4,6-dehydratase LegB codes for MINNKKILITGADGFIGSHLTEELIRQGYSVKAFVYYNSFNSWGWLDTVPKNVKDKLEIFAGDVRDAFGVKEAMKGCDTVLHLASLIAIPYSYHSPATYVDTNINGTLNILQAARELGISKVVHTSTSEVYGTAQYVPINEEHPLQGQSPYSASKIGADQMAMSFYRSFETPVTIIRPFNTYGPRQSARAVIPTIITQLASGKRKIKLGALQPTRDFNYVKDTVNGFISIMKNGRFIGEVINIGSNFEVSIGETTELIAEVMGVDIEIESDNTRLRPEKSEVERLWADNQKARDLLGWQPSYGGKEGFKKGLKETAEWFMDKNNLSQYKADVYNI; via the coding sequence ATGATTAATAATAAAAAAATCTTAATTACTGGTGCCGATGGCTTTATAGGTTCCCATCTAACAGAAGAGTTAATCCGACAAGGATACAGTGTCAAAGCCTTCGTCTATTATAATTCTTTTAATTCCTGGGGCTGGCTGGATACAGTACCTAAAAATGTTAAGGATAAATTGGAGATTTTTGCTGGTGATGTACGTGATGCTTTTGGTGTAAAAGAAGCTATGAAGGGATGCGATACAGTACTTCACTTAGCGTCGTTAATCGCTATACCATATTCGTATCACTCTCCAGCTACGTATGTGGATACCAATATTAACGGTACATTGAACATACTTCAAGCTGCTCGGGAACTCGGAATTTCAAAAGTCGTCCATACTTCTACTAGTGAAGTTTATGGTACTGCTCAATATGTTCCAATTAACGAAGAACATCCATTGCAAGGACAATCGCCTTATTCTGCGTCAAAAATTGGTGCTGACCAAATGGCGATGTCTTTTTATCGGTCTTTCGAAACACCAGTTACAATAATTCGACCGTTTAACACTTATGGTCCTAGACAATCTGCCCGTGCTGTTATACCCACGATTATAACTCAACTAGCTTCAGGCAAACGGAAGATCAAATTAGGAGCACTTCAGCCAACCCGTGATTTTAATTATGTCAAAGATACTGTTAATGGGTTTATTTCAATTATGAAAAATGGGAGATTTATAGGTGAAGTGATAAATATTGGAAGCAATTTTGAAGTGTCCATTGGAGAAACTACCGAATTAATAGCAGAAGTAATGGGTGTTGACATAGAAATAGAATCGGATAATACCCGTCTTAGGCCTGAAAAAAGTGAAGTTGAGCGTTTATGGGCTGATAACCAAAAAGCCCGAGACCTATTGGGATGGCAACCTAGTTATGGAGGAAAAGAAGGATTTAAAAAAGGTCTTAAAGAGACGGCGGAATGGTTTATGGACAAAAATAATCTATCTCAATATAAGGCAGATGTATATAATATATGA